Proteins encoded in a region of the Vitis riparia cultivar Riparia Gloire de Montpellier isolate 1030 chromosome 7, EGFV_Vit.rip_1.0, whole genome shotgun sequence genome:
- the LOC117919014 gene encoding filament-like plant protein produces MDRRSWLWRRKSSEKSPGETESSGSISSHSERFSDDQVYPNQNSPSPEVTSKAAPVDEEVNDSVKSLTEKLSAALLNISAKEDLVKQHAKVAEEAVSGWEKAENEVFSLKQQLEAAAQKNSALEDRVGHLDGALKECLRQLRQAREEQEQKIHEAVVKRTHEWDSTKSALESQIVEIQAQLQTAKAETVATVDPGLELKLGAAEKENAALKLQLLSREEELEIRTIEQELSTQAAETASKQNLESIKKVAKLEAECRRLKAMARKASSANDHKSITASSVCVESLTDSQSDSGERLLALEIDTRKMTGLDTNECEPSRSDSWATGLIQELDRFKNEKPLVKNLMAPSVEIDLMDDFLEMERLAALPETENRSRCLESGAISDKHIGGSESPLKAQLEAMIDRTAELEEKLEKMEAEKMELDMALSECQNQLETSQGRLKEVEEKLVELQTQLALASESKRNAEEEIQTTNAKREVAESRLIVVEAEIKTMLSKVLSLEEEVEKERALSAEAASKCRKFEDELSRMKRETELRNLASSNGELKIKQEKELAVAASKLAECQKTIASLGRQLKSLATLEDLLLDSEKPLQPMSEGLHHPKDGVEQWTLHPGNSYIPKKDLESSKTEPDHSASIKKSKDEASTLPLNPVVTTSEKSRNGFGKFFPRSKNAIRAEK; encoded by the exons ATGGACCGGCGGAGTTGGCTGTGGAGGAGAAAGTCTTCTGAGAAGAGCCCTGGTGAAACTGAAAGCTCCGGATCAATTTCTTCTCATTCTGAACGATTCTCTGATGATCAG GTGTATCCAAATCAAAATTCTCCATCACCAGAAGTCACATCTAAAGCTGCACCTGTTGATGAAGAAGTTAATGACAGTGTGAAGTCTCTAACAGAAAAGCTATCTGCTGCTCTTTTGAACATTAGTGCCAAGGAAGACTTGGTGAAGCAGCATGCCAAAGTTGCAGAAGAAGCTGTTTCAG GGTGGGAAAAGGCTGAAAATGAAGTATTCTCTTTAAAGCAACAACTTGAAGCTGCGGCTCAGAAGAACTCAGCACTTGAAGATCGAGTTGGCCATCTTGATGGAGCGCTCAAGGAGTGCTTAAGGCAGCTTAGGCAAGCAAGGGAAGAACAAGAGCAGAAGATCCATGAAGCTGTTGTCAAGAGAACCCATGAATGGGATTCCACAAAATCTGCGCTTGAGAGCCAGATTGTAGAGATCCAGGCCCAACTTCAAACTGCTAAAGCTGAAACTGTTGCCACTGTTGATCCTGGTCTTGAGCTAAAACTTGGGGCTGCAGAAAAAGAGAATGCAGCCCTCAAGCTTCAGCTCCTTTCTCGAGAGGAAGAGTTAGAAATTAGGACTATAGAGCAAGAACTGAGCACCCAAGCAGCTGAAACAGCCAGCAAACAAAATTTGGAGAGCATAAAGAAGGTGGCTAAACTTGAAGCTGAGTGCCGCAGGCTAAAAGCCATGGCCCGTAAAGCATCCTCTGCTAATGATCACAAATCTATCACTGCCTCCTCGGTTTGTGTTGAATCTTTGACAGATAGCCAGTCAGATAGTGGAGAAAGACTACTGGCATTAGAAATTGATACCCGTAAGATGACTGGCTTGGACACCAATGAATGTGAGCCTAGCCGGTCTGATTCATGGGCAACTGGGCTAATCCAAGAACTTGATCGGTTTAAGAATGAGAAGCCTCTTGTAAAAAACCTCATGGCCCCTTCAGTAGAAATTGATCTCATGGACGATTTCCTTGAAATGGAGAGACTTGCGGCACTTCCAGAGACAGAAAATAGAAGCCGCTGCCTTGAGTCAGGAGCTATATCTGATAAACACATTGGTGGTAGCGAAAGCCCATTAAAAGCTCAACTTGAAGCCATGATTGATAGGACAGCTGAACTGGAGGAGAAATTAGAAAAGATGGAAGCAGAGAAAATGGAATTAGATATGGCTTTATCTGAGTGCCAAAATCAGCTTGAAACATCACAGGGTCGGCTAAAGGAAGTAGAGGAGAAGTTAGTGGAGCTGCAAACTCAGTTAGCTTTGGCAAGTGAATCAAAGAGAAATGCAGAGGAAGAAATACAGACTACCAATGCTAAGAGAGAGGTGGCAGAGTCTCGCCTCATAGTTGTTGAAGCTGAGATCAAAACCATGCTTTCAAAAGTCCTGTCGTTagaagaagaagttgaaaaGGAGCGGGCTTTGTCAGCAGAAGCTGCATCCAAGTGTCGGAAATTTGAGGATGAGCTTTCCAGGATGAAACGTGAAACTGAGCTTCGGAATTTGGCAAGTTCAAATGGTGAATTGAAGATAAAGCAG GAGAAGGAGCTAGCAGTGGCTGCCAGTAAGCTTGCAGAGTGCCAGAAAACCATTGCATCCCTGGGCCGACAGTTGAAATCCCTAGCAACGCTGGAAGACCTCCTGCTCGACTCAGAGAAGCCACTGCAGCCCATGAGTGAAGGACTACACCATCCTAAAGATGGTGTGGAACAATGGACACTGCATCCTGGTAATTCGTACATTCCAAAGAAGGATTTGGAATCCTCAAAAACAGAACCTGATCATTCAGCTTCTATAAAGAAGAGCAAAGATGAGGCATCAACATTACCACTAAACCCAGTGGTGACGACCTCTGAAAAGAGTAGAAATGGGTTTGGGAAGTTTTTCCCTCGAAGTAAGAATGCGATTCGAGCTGAAAAGTAG